The genomic segment CACACGCGCAAAAAGCCAAAAGCGTCGCTGTACAATGCTCGGGCATCACCGCCGCGCCGCGCCCGCGCAACGGGCACGGCCGACGCAATCGCAGGCGCCGCGCGCCTTGCGTCGAACGGCAACCGTAGCCTCGTGGGAGATTCATGGATTCGGACATCATGCATATCGGCGGACGCATCCGCCGCCTGCGCCGGGAGCTGAAAAAAACGCTGCTCGAAGTCGCCACCGAGGCAAACCTGTCGGTCGGATTCCTGTCGCAAGTCGAACGCAACCTGACCGGCATTTCGATTTCTTCGCTCGTCAACGTCGCCAAAGCGCTGCGCGCGCCGCTCAGCGCGCTCATCGACCAGCCCCGTCAGGATCGGCCGGATTCGCACGAGGGCAGCCGCGAGTCGTACTCGATCCGTCCGACGCAGCAGCGCTACGAGCGCCTGTCGACGACCTTCGCGGGCAGCCAGCTCAACGCGGTCAAGGTATCGATGATGGAAGGCTATTCGTCCGAATGGGTCGCGCATGCCGGCGACGAATTCGTGTTCGTGCTGTCGGGGCATGTCCGCTACACGGTCGGCAAGCAGGACTATCCGCTCGGCCCCGGCGATTCGCTGCACTTCAATGCGCACGAGCGGCATCGCGTCGTGAACGTGGGCAACGAGCCCGTCGAGCTGATCGCGGTCGGCACGCTGCCGCTCTTCGGCGACGGGCGGCCCGCGTTTCCGTCGCTGCCGGGCGGACAGAAGCCGCCGCGCACGCGCGCCGCGCGCAAGAAAATCGAGCCGCCGCCTTCGGCGCAAAAAAACGAACGGCGCAAGGAGGCGCCCGTTCCGCGCGCGGTCCCGACGAATGACGCCGCACACCGCGTCGCGAAAAAAACCACGCGTTGAATGCCGCGCAAGCGACGCCGGCGCGCCGGTCCGCGCCGCCGCTGCGGCTCCCGCCATCGCACGCATCAATTCAATCAGCACATTCGTTTCAACGCGGCGGAAATGAATGGATTGAATTTTCAATAAATCAAAACAAATAAATCCCCCGCCGAAACGCCTCGCCCATCCATTTACAATCATATTTATTTGCGTATTTTTTGCATCTTTAATACGATTTCTGGCGCGGCCGGCGAGCGCCGCCGACGATGCATTTCCTTCGCGACGCCCGATGATTTGGCGACTCAAAATCCACGAATAAATCAATGGAAAAATCGAAGCGGCCCATCAATCTCTTTCATAGACCTGCGTTGCAATTCGCCTGACCGGGCCCATCCGGCGTCGGGACCAACCGTCGACGGCGACCACTGGAATCAAACGAACCCACTATGAAAAACAATCAAGTCGATGTACTGATCAACGGCAGCGGCATTGCGGGCGTCGCACTCGCGCACCTGCTCGGAACGCGGGGCCACAGCGTCACGGTGGTCGAGCGTGCGGCGCGCAACCGCGCGCAGAACGGCGCCGATTTGCTGAAGCCTTCCGGCATCGGCATCGTTCGCAAGATGGGGCTGCTCGACGACGTGTTCGCCGCCGGCGGACTCAGGCGCGACGCGATGAAGCTGTTCCACGACAAAGAGCCGATTGCGTCGCTCGACTACCGGGCGTCCAGCGCGCTCGGCTTCTTCATCCTGATTCCGTGCGAGCAATTGCGCCGCTTGCTGCTCGCGAAGCTCGACGGCCTGCCCAATGTGCGCCTGCGCTTCGAGACGTCGATCGAGCGGATCGAGCAGGACGCCGACGGCACGGTGACGTCGCTCGCGTTGAGCGACTGCGAGACCGTCGCGCCGACAGTGCTGATCGGCGCGGACGGCGCGCGCTCGATGATCCGCAGCGACGTGCTGCGCGCGCATGCCGAGCGCGTTCCGTATGCGGCGCCAATGGCGTTCGGCACGATCGCGCTCACCGACAGCGTTCGCGAATGCAACAGGCTGTACGTCGATTCGAACCAGGGGCTCGCCTATTTCTATCCGATCGGCAACGAAGCGACGCGTCTCGTCGTCAGCTTTCCGGCGAGCGACATGCAAAATTATCTCGCCGACGCGACGCGCACGAAGCTGGTTGCGCGTCTGGCCGAATTCGTCGGCGACGAGAGCGCCGACGCGATGGCGGCGATCGGCCCGGGCACGGAATTTCCGTCGATCCCGCTCGGGCGAATGAATCTCGACTGCTATCACAAGCGCAACGTCGCGCTGCTCGGCGACGCCGCGCACAGCATCCATCCGATCACGGGCCAGGGCATGAACCTCGCGATCGAGGACGCGGGCGAACTCGGCGAGTGCCTCGACCTGCACCTGAGCGGACAGATCGCGCTCGCCGATGCGCTCGACCGGTTCGAGCGCATCCGGCATCCCGTCAACGAAGCGGTGATCTCGTACGGCCATGCGCTGGCGACCACGTACCACGATCGCGCCGCGCTCCTCGCCAACTTCCGGTCGCAATTGCAGACGAGCGGACGCGACGCCGCGTTGCTGGGCACCGACGCCGAAGCGTGATCGCCAGCGTTCCGCGCGATCGGATCAGCACGCTGCCGCGGGGCCGCGGCGGCGGCGAAGCTGAAACAAGTTGTATCGACGGTCCGTGCGGCCGGGCGCGGCGCAAACGGGACGCGGCCCCGCGCCCGGCGCTCGTCGAGCCGGCCGGTTGCGCGGCGCGCGATCGTGGATCGCCGCGCGTCGCATCATACACCGCAACATCCGATACGATGCCGTTAACCCTCTCTTAAGGCGGATTTGCCAAGCTTGAGTCACCGGCTGCGAGCATGTTCGCCCGCGGCGGGACAGATGGAGGTACGCATCATGAAAACCGCTCTGCAAATGGCCGCGCTTGCCCTGGCGCTCGCCGTTCCGGCCCTGTCGTTCGCGCAGCCGTCGACCGATGCGCCGATGACGCGCGCGCAAGTGCGCGACGAACTGATCCGGCTCGAAAAGGCCGGCTACCAGCCTTCGAAGAACCAGTATCCGGCCAACATCCAGGCGGCCGAGGCCCGTCTCGCGCCGGCGAACGGCGCGGACACCTCCGGCTATGGCAGCGGCGGCGGCGGCGCAATGCAGTCCGGCCAGCGCGTATCGCCGACGTCGGGCGGCTGGGACACGCCGTATCGTCACCGTTGACCGATGATGCGGGCCTGCGTGCGCAAATCGCGCACGCAGGCCCGCATCGAAAGCGATCGATCGTCATGCCGATCGCCATCGCGCGCTGAAACCGCCGCACGCCGTTCGCATCGCGGCCATCGCGCGTTCGCGCGCGGAACGGCCGCGTTCGCTCAGCGCTTCGCCGGCAGCGGCGGCTCGCCCGCCGTCGTCGCATTGCGCGCCCAGTCGACGAACTCGCTGTCGTAGCGGTTGCCGATGTACGCGACATAGTTCGCGTAGCCGTCGTAATCGCCCACCCGGAAGCGCGACACGATCGTGTCGACGTCCGCGCGATGGCGCTCGAACATGAAGCGCGTCGCCATGTAGCCCCACCGGTATGCGCGCGCGACGTAGTCGCTCGACGAATACAGCGTGCCGAGCACGTCCGAGAACCGGTACGCGCCCGTGTGCGCGGCGTCGATCGATTCCTGGTTGTCGTTCTTTCTCGACAGATATTCGGCGACGCCCTCGATCCACCAGACCGTCGGCTTCGCGGTGCTCGCCGTGAAGTCGCCCGCCATGTCGTAGCGGCCGTCGAGATAGTGCGTGAACTCGTGCTCGAGGTTCCAGACCTTGAACTCGGGCCGCAGCCACGACGCCTCGTGCGCGATGAAGCGCGCCTGGTTGCCGGGCGCGGACGGATCGCCTTCGAGATACATGCCGCCGTTATCGGTGCTGATTCCGTAGATCACCGAAGCATATTTGCGATAGTTCGCGTAGTCATCGAAGATGACGAGCTCGATCGTGTCGTTGCGATCGCCCGCCACCGGCTTGCGCCCGGTCTGCATCATCCGGTGGAAGTAATCGTCCTGCTGCGCGACCGCCGTGCATACCGACTGCAACTGCGGCACCGTCATGTCCTGCGCGAGAATGCGCACGCTCGCGCTGCACGCGTAACGATACTTGAGCACCGCATCGGTCAGCCGCTTCTTGTAGTCGCACGTGCCGTAGTCCGAGCAGTCGCCCGCGTCGCCGTAGTCGACCGCTTCCGCCGCCGCGAGCCACAGATCGCTGTCCGCGCCCGTCATGCTCGTCGACGCGAGCATGTCCTGGATCATCTTCTTCACGCGCGGCTTCTGCGCCGGATAGCGGAGAAAACGAAACGTTTCGCGCGCCGCGTCGGCAAGCTGATACGCGGCGCTCGTGTTCGACAGGCTCGCGCGGTTCGCGGTGACGAAGCGGTTGAGCGTCTCCGGCAGCGTCGCGTCGCTGTCGAGCATCGGCTGCGCGCCGCTGCGCTGGTGCGCGTAGAAAAACACCGTCAGCAAGCCGGTGAAGCCGCCCGCCGCGCTGCGCTGCAGCAGCGGCGCCGCCGCCTGCGGATTCGTCGCGCTCACGGTGTACGACGCGATGCGGCTCTTCAGCGTGGGCAGGTAGTACGCCTCGTCCTTCATGTTCGTGATGAGCTTCATCAGCTCGTTCGCGGTGCTCGGCGCGCGCGCGTTCTCACGGTAGAGCGCCTCGCCTTCGAGGCTTTGCTTGATATACGGACGCAGCCACACCGCGAGATTCGGAATCGGATCGGCAATGCCCGATACATCATATTGGTAATACGCAGCGCGCAGATAAATCAGCGAATTGACCAGAATCAAATTGCTCGCATCGTACCGATATATATCCTGCACGAAGCGACTCGCGACGGCATGCACGTTTTCGGCATTGAAAATCTGCGTGGCCAGCGTTTTATCGACTGAGAACAGGCCGTAATGGCATTCGTAATCGGGCAGGTTCGCGACGTAATCGGCGAGCGCCGCGCCGTGATACTGGGCCATCACCGACATGTCGCGGCAATCGGCGCCCGGCGCGCTGCGTTTGCTGCGCCTGGCCGGCTGCTTGCGCTGCGAAGGCTTGGTCAGCGCTGCGCGATCCTGCTCGCTCAGCGGCAGGTTGTATTCGGCCTGCTCGGGCGAAACCGGCAGATTCTGCGGCACGCGCGGCATGCGCGCCTGCTTTTGCTGCGCCGGCTGCGTATTGGCCGACGCCGTGCCGATCAGCCCCGCGAATACCGACAACATCACGGTGGCCGACCAGCGACAGGTTTTGCGAGACAGCTCCACTATTGGCATTTGATTTGCCCTCGGTTATTTTGGAGCGCCGAAGATATAACATCGCCCATCAACAAGTCAATTTAATGAAAGGAAGACAGGTCAATTCAGGTTGATTGAATTATTTACCCGTTGGAATCGATTTTTACAATAATTCGATTAACCGCCCGAATTTCCAGAGCGACATCCGCAATACGTCCGCGATTCGCGACGGACCGGCGCGCCAGGTCGTGACGACGGCGTGACGCAGGACATCGAAAAAAATCGGGGGGAGTTTCGCGTCGCCGTGCTGGCCGCGCATGCGGCGCGGCGACGTGAGCCGAGACGACCGCCTGCGCGGCCGCCTCGGCGTCCAGGGCGTCAGTTCCAGGGTGTCGAATCCAGGGCATCAGGCATTGCGCCGAAACTCAGCCGTCCACGCCACTCGGCCCGATCAGGTCCGCACTGGCTGCGACAGGGCTGGAATCGACTGCGAGACCAGTGGCGCCGCGAGCGCAACTGGCGCCGCGTGCGCGCTCAACTGCGTCGCAAGCTGCACGCCGGCCGGTGGCGCCGTCGCGAGCGGCACCGCCGCCGGTGGGGCCGTCGCCGGTGGGGCCGTCGCGGGTGGAACACCCAGCAATGGCACCGCGCTGCTCGCCAGCGTCGCCGAGGCTTCGCTCAAGCGCTCGACGACTGGCGCCAGCGACGCATGAACCGCCTTCAACTGCTCGTCATCTAGCATTCCCATAGCATCATCACCTCCTTTATTTGTCGACGGACAAATGGTGGCGCACCTGACGGGATTCGAACCCGCATTCCCCAGCCCCCAAAACTGGTACTTTTGAAGCCTGCGATTCACGGCCCTCGGCCCGGCTCACTGCCTGCATTGACGCCCTGGAAAGCTGCAGGCGGGTATCGCCCGGCCTACTTCCGCTTCACGTTCGGCCCCATTGTCCGATTAAGCTACAGGTGCAATTCCCGAATCCTTCAATGCCGCAGCAGTTGCTTCAGACTGCTCAGCAATCGATCGACATCGTCCGGGCCGTTGTAGCCCTGGATCGAAATCCGCATGCGAGGCCGGCCGCCGAAACGGTCGACCGATACATCGATCCCGCATTCGTTGCGCAACCGGTACAAGAGCGCGATGTCGTCCGTTTCCGGCGGCAGTTGTGCGCAGACCATCTGGCCATGCCATTCATGCGCGCCCGGCGGATGGTAGAGCGGCTCGCGCGTCAACGCGGCCACCTCGCGCTGCGCGTCGCTCGCGAGCGCGATGCAGCGCCTGCGCACGCTGTCCCAGTCGTGCTCGCGCTGGAACGCGATCGCGCTCGGCACGCTCAGGAAGGCGGAGATGTCGCGGCTGCCCTGCCACTCGTGATACTCGACGAACTTCGACGGCCCCGGGTTCTTCGGCTCCCAGCCCCAACTGACGACGAGCGGTTCGACGAGCGGCTGCACGTCCGGTCTCGCATACAGGAACGCGCTGCCCTTCGGCGCGCAAACCCATTTGTGCAGGATGCCGACATAAAAATCCGGATCCATCGCGCGCAGCGACAACGGCAATTGCCCGGGCACGTGCGAGCCGTCGACGATCGTCAGGATGCCGCGCGCACGCGCCCGCGCGCAGATCGCCGCGACCGGAAACACGAGCGCGGTGGGCGACGTCAACTGGCTGATCAGGATCGCGCGCGTGCGCGGCGTGACGTCGCGCCAGAAATTCTCGACGAACTGCGCGTGCGTCGTCACCGGCAGCGAAACCTTGTGCCGGACGATCCCGAAACCCCGCTTTTGCGCGGTGAAGCGCCACAGTCGCTCGATGCCGCCATGTTCGTGATCGGTGGTGAGCAGTTCGTCGCCCGGGCCGAGCGGGATGCTGCGCGCGATGATGTTGACGCCCGTGGTGCCGTTGCTGACATATACTAGGTTGTCGCGTTCGGTATCCACGTATTCGGCCAGTATCGCTCTCGCCTGCGCCATGCGTTCCGTGAAACGGCGCGACAGGAAATCGACCGGCTCGCGCTCGAGCTCGTACTGCCATTGCACGTGACGCTCGAACACCGGCCGCGGCGTCGCGCCGTACGCGCCGTGGTTCAGATAGGTCACGCCCGGGTCGAGCAGAAACAACGATTTCAGTGAGTCTGTCATGGCCTTGTCCGATGTTCGAAAATCCGGTCGGCAATCTGGCGGCCGAAGCTCGCCGCCTCGCGCGCGCATGGCGCCGAGGCGGCCCGGGCCTCGCGATCCGCGTCGCGCTCGACCGGCTGTGCGACGCGACGCTCGAACGGCGCCTGAACATCCGTAGCGGCGGCCTCGTGCCGATCGAGTCGCTCGTCGCCGAATGGCAGGACTGCCACGACTACTACCCGAGCTCGATCCGCGCATTCAACCGCGTGCTGCGCGACCTCCATGTCGCGCGCGACGACGTGTTCGTCGACTACGGCTCCGGGATGGGGCGCGCGATCGTCCTCGCCGCGCGCTTTCCGTTTCGCGAACTGATCGGCGTCGAAACGTCCGATCGCCTGCATCGCGCTGCGCAGGCGAACGTCGGCCGCGCGCTGCCCGACGCCGATCGCCGCCGCATCCGTCTGCTGCATTGCGACGCGCGGCGCTTTCGCTTGCCCGACGCCGCGTCGGTGCTGTACTTCTACAATCCGTTTCATGGCGACATCCTCCGCGCCGTGTTCGCCGACATCGAGCGATCGCTGCGGCAACATCCGAGACGGCTGAGAATCGTGTTCAACAATCCGTCGCATTTCCGGGTCATCGAGTGCGATTACGGCTGGCTGCGCAGGCACCGGGAATACGCATTCGAATATCCGATCGCGGTCTACGAAACATCCTCCTGCGCGCGCTCGCGCGCATAGAACGGCCGGTCTCCCGCGATCGTCGTCCGATACATCGTGCGCCGGTAGCGCGCCATGTCGTAGTCGGTCGCGCGATGCGCGAGGCAGCGGTTGTCCCACATCAGCAAATCGCCCGCGCGCCAGCGGTGGCGGTAGCCGAACCGCGCCTCGTCGAATGCGATCGCGTGCAGATGCGCCATCAGCGCTTCGCCGTAGCGCCGCTCCATGCCCACGATGCGCCACGGCACGACGCCGCCGATGTAGAGCGCGTTCTGCCCCGTTTCCGGATGCGTCCTGACGACGGGCTGCAGCATGTCCGGCCACACCCGCTTCTGGTCCGGCGGCGGGGCCGGCCGCCGCGGATAGTGGAACGGCAGCGTCTGCACGCGATCCATCACGAACGTGCGGCCGTCGATCCGGGCGCGCAGCCACGCGGGCAGCGCGCGATAGGCGGCCGTCATGTTGACGAAGCACGTGTCGCCGCCCTCGGCCGGTGTCTCGTCGCCGAACAGCAGCGTGCCGGCGGGCGGGCACGCGAGGAAATGGCCGTCCGTGTGCCAGTAGCGGCCGCTGATCGCCGCGCCGATCGGCTTGCCGTCCTTCACGATGTTCGACAGCACCAGCACGTCCGGTTGCCCGTCGCACGCGTTCTCCGCGCGCGTATAGACGACGGGCTCGCCGAAACGGCGCGTGAACGCGACGAGCCGCGCCGGATCGAGCGCCTGGCCGCGAAAGACGAGCAGTCCGAAACGCAGCCACGCCGCGCGGATCGCGCGCACGGTGTCCGCATCCAGATCGGCGCGCGCGTCGACACCGTCGATCTGCGCGCCGAGCGCCGCGGACAGCGGGCGGATGCAAAGCGTCGAGCCGTCAGACATGGATCGCTCCGAGGTGCGCGGGCACCGCTTGCACGGCGAGCTCGCGCATGCGCGCAAGCCGCGCCGACGCCTGCGCGACGTCGAGATTGATCGCGAGCGCATCGTGACCGTCGCGGCGCGCGAGATTGGGCAGGATGACGAAGCCCTGCGGCCGCTCGCGGCTGAAGATCAGGCCCGCGCGCGACCATGTGTCGACGCACGCGCGAATCTCCGGAATCTCGAACTCGCCCCGGTAGCCGAAACTGCTCACCGAGCGCACGTCGATGCCGGCCGCGCGCAGCCAGGCCCGCACGGCGAGCGGCACATAGACGGCCGTCAGCCGCGGATTGCAGTCGCCGACGAACCAGTACCGCCCGTCCGCGCCCATGCATCCGTCGAAATTGACGGGCCCGCGGTAGCCGCGCGCCGCCAGCGCGTCGAGCAGCGCGCCGCATCGCGCGACCCACTCGCGCGCGCGGCAATCGTCGAGCAGGCCGTCGTCGACATGCAGGCCGAGAAACTGGCGCCGCTGCGCATCGCGATACAACTGCGCCGCCACCGCAACGACGCGATGGCTGCCGTCGTCTTCAATGTAGAAGCTCGCGCCGACGCTCGCCGGCCTGCCCCACGCGCCGGCGGGAGGCTGCAACGCCGGCTGCACGATCAGCGGCAGGCCGGCGCGGCGCCGCGCCTGGCGCCGCCGCAGGTCGACGAGCGTCGCATCGCTCAACGCCACCGTCTCCATC from the Burkholderia humptydooensis genome contains:
- a CDS encoding helix-turn-helix domain-containing protein; this translates as MDSDIMHIGGRIRRLRRELKKTLLEVATEANLSVGFLSQVERNLTGISISSLVNVAKALRAPLSALIDQPRQDRPDSHEGSRESYSIRPTQQRYERLSTTFAGSQLNAVKVSMMEGYSSEWVAHAGDEFVFVLSGHVRYTVGKQDYPLGPGDSLHFNAHERHRVVNVGNEPVELIAVGTLPLFGDGRPAFPSLPGGQKPPRTRAARKKIEPPPSAQKNERRKEAPVPRAVPTNDAAHRVAKKTTR
- a CDS encoding FAD-dependent monooxygenase, which translates into the protein MKNNQVDVLINGSGIAGVALAHLLGTRGHSVTVVERAARNRAQNGADLLKPSGIGIVRKMGLLDDVFAAGGLRRDAMKLFHDKEPIASLDYRASSALGFFILIPCEQLRRLLLAKLDGLPNVRLRFETSIERIEQDADGTVTSLALSDCETVAPTVLIGADGARSMIRSDVLRAHAERVPYAAPMAFGTIALTDSVRECNRLYVDSNQGLAYFYPIGNEATRLVVSFPASDMQNYLADATRTKLVARLAEFVGDESADAMAAIGPGTEFPSIPLGRMNLDCYHKRNVALLGDAAHSIHPITGQGMNLAIEDAGELGECLDLHLSGQIALADALDRFERIRHPVNEAVISYGHALATTYHDRAALLANFRSQLQTSGRDAALLGTDAEA
- a CDS encoding DUF4148 domain-containing protein yields the protein MKTALQMAALALALAVPALSFAQPSTDAPMTRAQVRDELIRLEKAGYQPSKNQYPANIQAAEARLAPANGADTSGYGSGGGGAMQSGQRVSPTSGGWDTPYRHR
- a CDS encoding collagenase; the encoded protein is MPIVELSRKTCRWSATVMLSVFAGLIGTASANTQPAQQKQARMPRVPQNLPVSPEQAEYNLPLSEQDRAALTKPSQRKQPARRSKRSAPGADCRDMSVMAQYHGAALADYVANLPDYECHYGLFSVDKTLATQIFNAENVHAVASRFVQDIYRYDASNLILVNSLIYLRAAYYQYDVSGIADPIPNLAVWLRPYIKQSLEGEALYRENARAPSTANELMKLITNMKDEAYYLPTLKSRIASYTVSATNPQAAAPLLQRSAAGGFTGLLTVFFYAHQRSGAQPMLDSDATLPETLNRFVTANRASLSNTSAAYQLADAARETFRFLRYPAQKPRVKKMIQDMLASTSMTGADSDLWLAAAEAVDYGDAGDCSDYGTCDYKKRLTDAVLKYRYACSASVRILAQDMTVPQLQSVCTAVAQQDDYFHRMMQTGRKPVAGDRNDTIELVIFDDYANYRKYASVIYGISTDNGGMYLEGDPSAPGNQARFIAHEASWLRPEFKVWNLEHEFTHYLDGRYDMAGDFTASTAKPTVWWIEGVAEYLSRKNDNQESIDAAHTGAYRFSDVLGTLYSSSDYVARAYRWGYMATRFMFERHRADVDTIVSRFRVGDYDGYANYVAYIGNRYDSEFVDWARNATTAGEPPLPAKR
- a CDS encoding aminotransferase class V-fold PLP-dependent enzyme, which gives rise to MTDSLKSLFLLDPGVTYLNHGAYGATPRPVFERHVQWQYELEREPVDFLSRRFTERMAQARAILAEYVDTERDNLVYVSNGTTGVNIIARSIPLGPGDELLTTDHEHGGIERLWRFTAQKRGFGIVRHKVSLPVTTHAQFVENFWRDVTPRTRAILISQLTSPTALVFPVAAICARARARGILTIVDGSHVPGQLPLSLRAMDPDFYVGILHKWVCAPKGSAFLYARPDVQPLVEPLVVSWGWEPKNPGPSKFVEYHEWQGSRDISAFLSVPSAIAFQREHDWDSVRRRCIALASDAQREVAALTREPLYHPPGAHEWHGQMVCAQLPPETDDIALLYRLRNECGIDVSVDRFGGRPRMRISIQGYNGPDDVDRLLSSLKQLLRH
- a CDS encoding class I SAM-dependent methyltransferase — translated: MFENPVGNLAAEARRLARAWRRGGPGLAIRVALDRLCDATLERRLNIRSGGLVPIESLVAEWQDCHDYYPSSIRAFNRVLRDLHVARDDVFVDYGSGMGRAIVLAARFPFRELIGVETSDRLHRAAQANVGRALPDADRRRIRLLHCDARRFRLPDAASVLYFYNPFHGDILRAVFADIERSLRQHPRRLRIVFNNPSHFRVIECDYGWLRRHREYAFEYPIAVYETSSCARSRA
- a CDS encoding TauD/TfdA dioxygenase family protein, with translation MSDGSTLCIRPLSAALGAQIDGVDARADLDADTVRAIRAAWLRFGLLVFRGQALDPARLVAFTRRFGEPVVYTRAENACDGQPDVLVLSNIVKDGKPIGAAISGRYWHTDGHFLACPPAGTLLFGDETPAEGGDTCFVNMTAAYRALPAWLRARIDGRTFVMDRVQTLPFHYPRRPAPPPDQKRVWPDMLQPVVRTHPETGQNALYIGGVVPWRIVGMERRYGEALMAHLHAIAFDEARFGYRHRWRAGDLLMWDNRCLAHRATDYDMARYRRTMYRTTIAGDRPFYARERAQEDVS